The Mycolicibacterium lutetiense genome window below encodes:
- the folC gene encoding bifunctional tetrahydrofolate synthase/dihydrofolate synthase, whose product MTDPIPTPDEIAALLQVEHLLDQRWPETKLDPSTARIAALLELLGSPQQAYPSIHVAGTNGKTSVARLIDALLTALHRRTGRTTSPHLQSAVERISIDGKPITPAQYVNAYTEIEPFVELVDQQSEADGGPKMSKFEVLTAMAFAAFADVPIDVAVVEVGMGGRWDATNVVNAPVAVITPIGLDHTDYLGDTIAAIAGEKAGIITRQPDDLVPVDTVAVIATQVPEAMEVLLEEAVRADAAVAREDSEFAVLSRQVAIGGQVLELQGLSGVYSEIFLPLHGEHQAHNAVLALAAVEAFFGAGAGSQLDVEAIRAGFAAVHSPGRMERMRSAPTVFIDAAHNPAGAAALAQTLQQEFDFRFLVGVVSVMGDKDAGGILAALEPVFDQIVVTHNGSPRAMDVESLALLAEERFGQDRVITATTLSDAIETATALVEEAGAEEGLSGAGMVITGSVVTAGVARTLFGRDPQ is encoded by the coding sequence GTGACCGATCCGATCCCCACTCCGGACGAGATCGCCGCGCTGCTGCAGGTCGAGCATCTACTCGATCAGCGCTGGCCCGAGACCAAGCTGGACCCCAGCACCGCGCGCATCGCAGCCCTGCTGGAACTGCTGGGCTCGCCGCAGCAGGCCTACCCGTCGATCCATGTCGCGGGGACGAACGGCAAGACGTCGGTCGCACGCCTCATCGATGCGCTGTTGACCGCACTACACCGCCGTACGGGGCGCACCACCAGTCCACACCTGCAGTCCGCGGTGGAGCGCATCTCGATCGACGGAAAACCCATCACGCCGGCGCAATACGTCAACGCGTACACCGAGATCGAACCATTCGTCGAACTGGTGGACCAGCAGTCCGAAGCCGACGGTGGCCCGAAGATGAGCAAATTCGAGGTGCTCACCGCGATGGCCTTCGCAGCTTTCGCCGACGTGCCCATCGACGTCGCGGTCGTCGAGGTCGGCATGGGTGGACGCTGGGACGCCACCAACGTCGTCAACGCCCCGGTCGCGGTGATCACTCCGATCGGCCTCGACCACACCGACTACCTGGGTGACACGATCGCCGCGATCGCGGGGGAAAAGGCCGGCATCATCACCCGGCAGCCCGACGACCTGGTGCCGGTCGACACGGTGGCGGTCATCGCCACGCAGGTTCCCGAGGCCATGGAGGTACTGCTGGAAGAGGCGGTGCGTGCCGATGCTGCCGTCGCCCGCGAAGACTCGGAGTTCGCCGTGCTGTCCAGGCAGGTCGCCATCGGCGGCCAGGTGTTGGAGTTGCAGGGCCTGAGCGGGGTGTATTCGGAGATCTTCCTGCCGCTGCACGGTGAGCATCAGGCCCACAACGCCGTTCTCGCACTGGCCGCGGTCGAGGCGTTCTTCGGTGCGGGTGCCGGCAGTCAACTCGACGTCGAGGCGATCCGGGCCGGCTTCGCGGCCGTGCACAGCCCGGGCCGGATGGAGCGCATGCGAAGCGCGCCAACAGTTTTCATCGATGCGGCACACAATCCTGCCGGCGCCGCGGCGCTGGCGCAGACCTTGCAGCAGGAGTTCGACTTCCGCTTCCTGGTCGGGGTGGTGTCGGTGATGGGGGACAAGGACGCCGGTGGCATCCTGGCCGCGCTGGAGCCGGTGTTCGACCAGATCGTGGTCACCCACAACGGTTCGCCCCGGGCGATGGACGTCGAGTCATTGGCGTTGTTGGCCGAGGAAAGGTTCGGCCAGGATCGGGTGATCACCGCCACGACGCTGTCGGATGCCATCGAAACCGCCACCGCGTTGGTCGAGGAGGCCGGCGCAGAGGAAGGCCTGTCCGGGGCCGGCATGGTGATCACCGGTTCGGTGGTGACTGCCGGCGTGGCCCGGACCCTGTTCGGACGGGACCCGCAATGA